From a single Alloactinosynnema sp. L-07 genomic region:
- a CDS encoding OAM dimerization domain-containing protein, with the protein MTTTEEPKTETDAPKKKRYVRPYGDTTGDGMAQLSFTLPVPFGPRADGAAQQLANKMGMDPAMVVHSHPIGADFTFFVVYGSVQHIVDLDEVRVVEREYPLLPPSDVNSTIKKTLRRKMVVVGACIGTDAHTVGIDAILNIKGFAGEKGLEYYRELRVVNLGAQVSVPELVKAARADKADAVLVSQVVTQRDAHILNTQEMSAAFREAMGERCPLLIAGGPRFDPLMAGELGVDRVFGRGTTPGEVASYLVHAISQRKEVHA; encoded by the coding sequence ATGACGACCACAGAAGAGCCCAAGACCGAGACGGACGCGCCGAAGAAGAAGCGCTACGTTCGTCCCTACGGCGACACGACCGGCGACGGTATGGCGCAGCTGTCGTTCACCCTGCCCGTCCCGTTCGGGCCGCGGGCGGACGGGGCCGCGCAGCAGCTGGCGAACAAGATGGGCATGGACCCGGCGATGGTCGTGCACTCGCACCCGATCGGCGCCGACTTCACCTTCTTCGTCGTCTACGGCTCCGTGCAGCACATCGTCGACCTTGACGAGGTGCGGGTGGTCGAGCGCGAATACCCGCTGCTGCCGCCGTCGGACGTCAACAGCACCATCAAGAAGACGTTGCGCCGCAAGATGGTTGTCGTCGGCGCGTGCATCGGCACCGATGCCCACACAGTCGGCATCGACGCGATCCTCAACATCAAGGGCTTCGCCGGCGAGAAGGGCCTGGAGTACTACCGCGAGCTGCGCGTGGTGAATCTCGGCGCCCAGGTGTCGGTGCCCGAACTGGTGAAGGCCGCGCGCGCCGACAAGGCCGACGCGGTGCTCGTCTCCCAGGTCGTCACCCAGCGCGACGCGCACATCCTCAACACCCAAGAGATGTCGGCGGCCTTCCGTGAGGCGATGGGGGAGCGCTGCCCGCTGCTCATCGCGGGCGGACCCCGTTTCGACCCGCTCATGGCCGGGGAACTCGGCGTCGACCGGGTCTTCGGCCGCGGCACCACCCCCGGCGAGGTCGCCTCCTACCTCGTCCACGCCATCAGCCAGCGAAAGGAAGTCCACGCATGA
- a CDS encoding TetR/AcrR family transcriptional regulator, with protein sequence MENKVRRTQEERSASMRQRLLDATIDCLVTYGYAGTTTSKVAELAGVTRGAQVHHFPTKADLVTAAVRHLAIKRAEFAHTQLDRLRAADDMVGAALDLLWEAHQGPIFTATVELWVASRSDEELREQVSTMESLAASSFAEFDRDVFPEFPGHPRVRHFFYTAMDTMRGILLNGFVLTDDEVIDQRWRRARAHLRTLAQGILDELTAEQSSSR encoded by the coding sequence GTGGAGAACAAGGTCCGGCGCACGCAAGAGGAACGTAGCGCGTCCATGCGCCAGCGACTGCTCGACGCGACCATCGACTGCCTGGTCACCTACGGCTACGCGGGCACGACGACGTCCAAAGTAGCCGAACTCGCGGGCGTCACCCGTGGCGCCCAAGTCCACCACTTCCCGACAAAGGCCGACCTGGTCACCGCCGCGGTGCGCCACCTGGCCATCAAGCGCGCCGAGTTCGCCCACACCCAGCTCGACCGGCTGCGCGCCGCCGACGACATGGTCGGCGCCGCGCTCGACCTGCTGTGGGAGGCCCATCAGGGCCCGATCTTCACCGCGACGGTGGAACTGTGGGTCGCCTCGCGCTCCGATGAGGAACTGCGCGAACAGGTGTCGACCATGGAGTCGCTGGCGGCCAGCAGTTTCGCCGAGTTCGACCGGGACGTGTTCCCGGAATTCCCCGGCCACCCAAGGGTTCGCCACTTCTTCTACACCGCGATGGACACCATGCGCGGGATCCTGCTCAACGGCTTCGTGCTCACCGACGACGAAGTGATCGACCAGCGCTGGCGCCGCGCCCGCGCCCACCTGCGGACCTTGGCCCAGGGGATCTTGGACGAGCTGACCGCCGAGCAGTCCTCGTCCCGATAA
- a CDS encoding (Fe-S)-binding protein: MATVGLFITCFNDTMFPETGRSVVRVLERLGYKVVFPAGQTCCGQMHFNTGYQRECVPLARGFVDRFEGVDVVVAPSASCVAMVREFYGRVAEVAGDRALAAAVARTVPRVYEFTEFLVDVAKVTDVGASFPHKVTYHPTCHGLRVLGLGERPLTLLRAVRGLRLIDLPAATECCGFGGTFALKNSDVSVAMGADKVSRVLSTGAEVLTAADNSCLLHVGGLLSRARSGVRVMHLAEILTQGAA; the protein is encoded by the coding sequence ATGGCGACAGTCGGGCTGTTCATCACCTGCTTCAACGACACGATGTTCCCGGAGACGGGGAGATCGGTGGTCCGGGTGCTGGAGCGTCTCGGGTACAAGGTCGTGTTCCCGGCCGGGCAGACGTGCTGTGGTCAGATGCATTTCAACACCGGCTACCAGCGCGAATGTGTCCCGCTCGCGCGCGGGTTCGTGGATCGGTTCGAGGGGGTGGATGTGGTGGTGGCCCCGTCGGCGTCCTGTGTGGCGATGGTGCGGGAGTTCTATGGGCGGGTGGCCGAGGTGGCCGGTGACCGGGCGCTGGCGGCCGCGGTGGCGCGGACGGTGCCCAGGGTCTACGAGTTCACCGAGTTCCTGGTCGACGTGGCCAAGGTGACCGATGTGGGCGCGTCGTTCCCGCACAAGGTCACCTATCACCCGACCTGCCACGGTCTGCGGGTGCTGGGTCTTGGGGAGCGGCCGCTGACCCTGTTGCGGGCGGTGCGTGGGCTGCGGTTGATCGACCTGCCCGCCGCCACCGAGTGTTGCGGGTTCGGCGGCACGTTCGCGCTGAAGAACTCCGATGTCTCCGTGGCCATGGGTGCCGACAAGGTCAGCCGCGTGCTCAGCACCGGCGCCGAGGTGCTCACGGCCGCGGATAACTCTTGCCTGCTGCATGTCGGCGGGCTCCTCTCGCGGGCGCGCAGCGGTGTCCGCGTAATGCACCTGGCGGAGATCCTGACCCAGGGGGCGGCATGA
- a CDS encoding LutB/LldF family L-lactate oxidation iron-sulfur protein, which yields MTGAWLGMPPFPAAAREAVRDSQLRVNLRDATATIRGKRAAVVAERADWERLRRAGKEIKDRALRDLDTYLVELERNVGEAGGVVHWARDAEEANRIVCDLVRAEGADEVVKVKSMVTQEIGLNEALAAAGITALETDLAELIVQLGHDRPSHILVPAIHKNRAQIREIFLREMPGVAADLTDDPAALAGAAREHLRRKFLTAKVAVSGANFAVAESGALVVVESEGNGRMCLTLPEVLISVVGIEKVVPTWRDLEVMLQLLPRSSTGERMNPYTSTWRGVTPGDGPRRFHLVLLDNGRTDALADDIGRQALRCIRCSACLNVCPVYERTGGHAYGSVYPGPIGAILTPQLRGITADAVSPTLPFASTLCGACYEACPVLIDIPQALLHLRAKAVDAKRGNPSAERMAMKAVGWVFAKPGRLALAQRLGAVGAKLVSRRGRIRRLPGPLSGWTDARDLQAPPTESFRLWWKRNRGEP from the coding sequence ATGACCGGGGCCTGGCTGGGCATGCCGCCGTTTCCGGCCGCGGCCAGGGAGGCCGTGCGGGACAGCCAGCTTCGGGTGAACCTGCGCGACGCGACCGCGACCATCCGGGGCAAGCGCGCCGCGGTCGTGGCCGAGCGGGCCGACTGGGAGCGGCTGCGCCGGGCGGGCAAGGAGATCAAGGACCGCGCGCTGCGTGACCTGGACACCTACCTGGTCGAGTTGGAGCGCAACGTCGGCGAGGCGGGCGGGGTGGTGCACTGGGCCCGCGACGCCGAGGAGGCCAACCGGATCGTGTGCGACCTCGTCCGCGCCGAGGGCGCCGACGAGGTGGTCAAGGTCAAGTCGATGGTCACCCAGGAGATCGGGCTCAACGAGGCGCTGGCGGCGGCGGGGATCACGGCGTTGGAGACCGATCTCGCCGAGTTGATCGTCCAATTGGGACACGATCGGCCCTCGCATATCCTGGTCCCGGCGATCCACAAGAACCGCGCGCAGATCCGGGAGATCTTCCTCAGGGAGATGCCCGGCGTCGCCGCCGACCTCACCGACGACCCGGCCGCGCTGGCCGGGGCCGCCCGCGAGCACCTGCGCCGTAAGTTCCTTACCGCCAAGGTCGCGGTGTCCGGGGCGAACTTCGCCGTGGCCGAGTCTGGGGCGCTTGTGGTTGTGGAGTCCGAGGGCAACGGCCGGATGTGTCTGACCCTGCCCGAGGTGCTCATCAGCGTGGTCGGCATCGAGAAGGTGGTGCCGACCTGGCGCGACCTGGAAGTGATGTTGCAACTGCTGCCGCGGTCGTCGACCGGTGAGCGGATGAACCCGTACACCTCGACCTGGCGCGGGGTCACCCCCGGCGACGGTCCGCGGCGGTTCCACCTCGTTCTGCTCGACAACGGCCGCACCGACGCGCTCGCCGACGACATCGGCAGGCAGGCGCTGCGCTGTATCCGCTGCTCGGCGTGCCTCAACGTGTGCCCGGTCTACGAACGCACCGGCGGCCACGCCTACGGCTCGGTCTATCCCGGCCCGATCGGCGCGATCCTCACCCCGCAGCTGCGCGGCATCACCGCCGACGCGGTCTCCCCGACGCTGCCGTTCGCCTCGACTCTGTGCGGCGCCTGCTACGAGGCCTGCCCGGTGCTGATCGACATCCCGCAGGCGCTGCTGCACCTGCGGGCCAAGGCGGTCGACGCCAAGCGCGGCAACCCGTCGGCCGAGCGGATGGCGATGAAGGCCGTCGGCTGGGTGTTCGCCAAACCAGGCAGGCTCGCGTTGGCCCAGCGGCTCGGCGCGGTCGGCGCGAAGCTCGTCAGCAGGCGCGGTCGGATCCGCAGGCTGCCGGGCCCGCTGTCCGGATGGACCGACGCCCGTGACCTCCAGGCACCGCCCACGGAGTCGTTCCGGTTGTGGTGGAAGCGAAACAGGGGAGAACCGTGA
- a CDS encoding LUD domain-containing protein → MNARAEILQRIRAALAQAPDVVEVSRDYEMSLPGVDLVELFAERVGDYRAKVVRVPADSLSAAIAAELEAAGIRRVVTPPDLPEGWVPSAIVDGPLSVSELDTMHGVVTGCAVGIAETGTIVLDAGVHQGRRAITLIPDFHLCVVRVDQIVGTVPEAIAGLDQRRPLTWISGPSATSDIELKRVEGVHGPRTLVVLIAE, encoded by the coding sequence GTGAACGCCCGTGCGGAGATTCTCCAGCGGATCCGGGCCGCGCTGGCCCAGGCGCCCGACGTTGTTGAGGTGTCCCGGGACTACGAGATGAGCCTGCCCGGCGTCGATCTGGTCGAGCTGTTCGCCGAGCGGGTCGGCGACTACCGCGCCAAGGTCGTGCGAGTCCCGGCCGACAGCCTGTCAGCGGCCATCGCCGCCGAACTCGAAGCCGCCGGGATTCGGCGCGTGGTGACTCCGCCGGACCTGCCGGAAGGGTGGGTGCCCAGCGCCATCGTGGACGGGCCGCTGTCGGTGTCCGAATTGGACACGATGCACGGAGTCGTGACCGGGTGCGCGGTCGGCATCGCCGAGACCGGTACCATCGTGCTCGACGCGGGTGTCCACCAAGGCCGCCGCGCCATCACCCTGATTCCCGACTTCCACCTGTGCGTGGTGCGCGTGGACCAGATCGTGGGCACGGTGCCGGAGGCGATCGCCGGGCTTGACCAGCGCAGACCACTGACGTGGATCAGCGGCCCGTCGGCCACCAGCGACATCGAACTGAAGCGGGTCGAGGGCGTGCACGGCCCCCGCACGCTCGTTGTACTCATCGCAGAGTGA
- a CDS encoding TetR/AcrR family transcriptional regulator: protein MPSVTRPTPSNRQDRRAALEKRVLDAAEQLVNEGVSFTELSVERLAAMAGISRSTFYVHFEDKGDLARRLARTVLAELATVSGGWWGAADDADRDRLRAALGAIIAVYRRRGAAFTAVVETASYDPTVGVELRTLTGGIIDATRAAIERGQTAGVMRAVEPAETAAVLTWMVERAGYQLVRGADPAADGRIVDVLTDVIWSTLYRLD, encoded by the coding sequence ATGCCGTCCGTCACCCGACCCACCCCGTCGAACCGGCAGGACCGCCGAGCCGCGCTGGAGAAGCGCGTGCTCGACGCCGCCGAGCAGCTCGTCAACGAGGGCGTGAGCTTCACCGAGCTCAGCGTCGAGCGGCTGGCGGCCATGGCGGGGATCTCGCGCTCGACCTTCTACGTCCACTTCGAGGACAAGGGCGACCTCGCGCGGCGGCTCGCGCGCACCGTGCTCGCCGAACTGGCGACGGTGTCCGGCGGCTGGTGGGGCGCGGCGGACGACGCCGACCGCGACCGACTCCGCGCCGCGCTCGGCGCGATCATCGCTGTCTACCGCCGCCGCGGCGCCGCGTTCACCGCCGTGGTCGAGACCGCGTCCTACGACCCGACGGTCGGCGTCGAGCTGCGCACGCTCACCGGCGGCATCATCGACGCCACCCGCGCGGCCATCGAGCGCGGCCAGACCGCGGGCGTGATGCGCGCCGTCGAGCCCGCCGAGACCGCCGCGGTGCTGACCTGGATGGTCGAACGGGCCGGCTACCAGCTCGTCCGGGGCGCCGACCCCGCCGCGGACGGGCGGATCGTCGATGTCCTCACCGACGTCATCTGGTCGACCCTGTACCGGCTGGACTGA
- a CDS encoding response regulator, producing MTMVLVVDDEPQIVRALRINLTARGYEVVTAPDGRTALTVAADKHPDVVVLDLGLPDLDGVEVIEGLRGWSTVPIIVLSAGTESTRKVDALDAGADDYVTKPFGMDELLARLRAAVRRASTHPEGDSPIVTTDAFTVDLAAKKVHRRDVEVHLTPTEWGLLEILVRNPGKLVAQKHLLREVWGPSYTDETQYLRVYVAQLRRKLENDPSHPRHLITEAGMGYRFEM from the coding sequence ATGACGATGGTCCTGGTTGTCGACGACGAGCCCCAGATCGTGCGCGCGCTGCGGATCAACCTGACCGCCCGCGGCTACGAGGTCGTCACCGCGCCCGACGGCCGCACCGCCCTCACCGTCGCCGCCGACAAGCACCCCGACGTCGTAGTCCTCGACCTCGGCCTACCCGACCTCGACGGCGTCGAGGTCATCGAGGGCTTGCGCGGCTGGTCGACGGTGCCGATCATCGTCCTGTCCGCGGGCACCGAATCGACCCGCAAGGTCGACGCCCTCGACGCGGGCGCCGACGACTACGTCACCAAGCCGTTCGGGATGGACGAACTCCTCGCCCGCCTGCGCGCCGCCGTCCGCCGCGCGTCAACCCACCCCGAGGGCGACTCCCCGATCGTCACCACGGACGCCTTCACTGTCGACCTCGCCGCGAAGAAGGTCCATCGGCGAGATGTCGAGGTGCACCTGACCCCGACCGAGTGGGGCCTGCTGGAGATCCTGGTGCGGAACCCAGGAAAGCTCGTGGCCCAGAAGCACCTGCTGCGAGAGGTCTGGGGCCCGTCGTACACCGACGAAACCCAGTACCTCCGCGTCTACGTGGCCCAACTCCGCCGGAAACTGGAGAACGACCCGTCGCACCCTCGCCACTTGATCACCGAAGCGGGCATGGGCTACCGCTTCGAGATGTGA
- a CDS encoding lysine 5,6-aminomutase subunit alpha: protein MALLDLDPAVVATARGLAAKAAAPVVDIARAHTTVAVERATLRLAGITGADTTHRAGDVPWVNRVVDTVREHCGLEHGVALPVFHALREHDLGSLTELAEATAAGQIQFTIPTGRAATGAAKTARGAVAKGLRSVDRNKAQRAKLVGKLGDPPQRPWIYLIVATGDIDEDVVQAANAARAGADIIAVIRSTGQSLLDYVPEGATHHGFAGTYATQENFRIMRAALDEVSKEVGRYVRLTNYASGLCMPEIAVLAGLERLDMMLNDSMYGILFRDINPIRTFVDQRFARQVHARAGIIINTGEDNYLTTADAVDAAHTVTVSQLLNEHFAHEAGLTDDLLGLGHAFEINPKVPDSFRLELAHALLARELFPDAPLKWMPPTKHMTGDVFNGYLLDGFFNLAGVLTGQSILLVGMMTEAVVTPFLSDRDLALANVRYVLEAAGSLREDFRPAPDGLIVKRAHQVLGQAVDLLERVVDDGLLNAIADGTFGLMKRPAHKGKGADGVIEKADGYLNPATTLLDEGATA from the coding sequence GTGGCCCTGCTTGACCTGGACCCCGCGGTCGTGGCCACCGCGCGCGGGCTGGCCGCCAAGGCCGCCGCGCCGGTGGTCGACATCGCCCGGGCGCACACCACCGTCGCCGTGGAGCGCGCCACGCTGCGGCTGGCGGGCATCACCGGCGCCGACACCACCCACCGCGCCGGTGACGTGCCGTGGGTCAACCGCGTCGTGGACACCGTCCGCGAACACTGCGGCCTGGAGCACGGCGTCGCGCTGCCGGTGTTCCACGCGCTGCGCGAGCACGACCTGGGCAGCCTGACCGAGTTGGCCGAGGCCACCGCCGCCGGGCAGATCCAGTTCACCATCCCCACCGGCCGCGCCGCCACGGGAGCGGCGAAGACCGCGCGCGGCGCCGTCGCCAAGGGGCTGCGGTCCGTCGACCGCAACAAGGCGCAGCGCGCCAAGCTGGTCGGCAAGCTCGGCGACCCGCCGCAGCGGCCGTGGATCTACCTGATCGTCGCGACCGGCGACATCGACGAGGACGTCGTGCAGGCCGCCAACGCCGCGCGCGCGGGCGCGGACATCATCGCGGTGATCCGCTCCACTGGTCAGTCCCTTTTGGACTACGTGCCGGAAGGCGCCACGCACCACGGGTTCGCGGGCACCTACGCCACCCAGGAGAACTTCCGCATCATGCGGGCCGCGCTGGACGAGGTGTCCAAAGAGGTTGGCCGCTACGTACGGCTCACCAACTACGCCTCCGGCCTGTGCATGCCTGAGATCGCGGTGCTCGCGGGCCTGGAACGGCTCGACATGATGCTCAACGACTCGATGTACGGGATCCTGTTCCGCGACATCAACCCGATCCGCACCTTTGTGGACCAGCGCTTCGCCCGACAGGTCCACGCGCGGGCCGGGATCATCATCAACACCGGCGAGGACAACTACCTCACCACCGCCGACGCCGTCGACGCCGCGCACACCGTCACGGTGTCGCAGCTGCTCAACGAGCACTTCGCGCACGAGGCGGGACTGACCGACGACCTGCTCGGCCTGGGCCACGCCTTCGAGATCAACCCGAAGGTGCCCGACTCGTTCCGGCTGGAGCTGGCGCACGCGCTGCTCGCGCGGGAACTGTTCCCCGACGCGCCGCTGAAGTGGATGCCGCCGACCAAGCACATGACCGGCGACGTGTTCAACGGCTACCTGCTCGACGGGTTCTTCAACCTCGCCGGTGTCCTCACTGGACAGTCGATCCTGCTGGTCGGGATGATGACCGAGGCCGTGGTGACCCCATTCCTGTCCGACCGCGACCTCGCCCTGGCCAACGTCCGCTATGTGCTGGAGGCGGCGGGCAGTCTGCGGGAGGACTTCCGACCGGCGCCAGACGGGCTGATCGTCAAGCGCGCCCACCAGGTGCTCGGCCAAGCGGTCGACCTGCTGGAACGCGTGGTCGACGACGGGCTGCTCAACGCCATCGCCGACGGCACCTTCGGCCTGATGAAACGCCCCGCGCACAAGGGAAAGGGCGCCGACGGCGTCATCGAGAAGGCCGACGGCTACCTCAACCCCGCCACCACCCTGCTCGATGAGGGAGCCACGGCATGA
- a CDS encoding hotdog fold domain-containing protein, with the protein MTREVGFTVTHRHYVPHSHAHYGGNLVDGAYGLGMFGDLATEMCVQTDGDEGLFAGYSNVEFLAPIRAGDVIEGTATLTRIGTRSRAMDFEVRVVCRSAPERGDSAADVLDPPIVATRASGTVVVPAQA; encoded by the coding sequence ATGACCCGCGAGGTCGGCTTCACCGTCACCCACCGCCACTACGTGCCGCACTCCCACGCCCACTACGGCGGCAACCTCGTCGACGGCGCCTACGGCCTGGGCATGTTCGGCGACCTCGCCACGGAGATGTGCGTCCAGACCGATGGTGACGAAGGCCTGTTCGCCGGCTACAGCAACGTCGAGTTCCTCGCGCCGATCCGCGCCGGTGACGTCATCGAGGGCACCGCGACCCTGACCCGGATCGGCACCCGGTCGCGCGCGATGGACTTCGAGGTCCGCGTGGTCTGCCGGTCCGCGCCCGAGCGGGGCGACTCGGCCGCCGACGTGCTCGACCCCCCGATCGTGGCCACCCGCGCCTCGGGCACGGTGGTCGTCCCCGCTCAGGCCTGA
- a CDS encoding ABC transporter ATP-binding protein, whose translation MAGVSYRGVTRRYPGVARPALEQLDLKVEEGEFLVLVGPSGCGKSTTLRMLAGLEPVDDGEIWIGDRDVTSLPPKDRDIAMVFQSYALYPHMTVGENIGFHLKISKLGKAERAKRVLEAAKLLDLEPYLDRKPAKLSGGQRQRVAMGRAIVRRPQVFLMDEPLSNLDAKLRVQTRTQIASLQRRLGVTTLYVTHDQTEAMTMGDRVAVLKDGELQQCDTPVNLFSRPVNLFVAGFIGSPAMNLLEAAVDGDTVRLGAWATRMDRAGLAGLTSRDLVIGVRPESWRITERGTGLSATIDVVEELGSDGFLYCRADIGSGTRPVTVRTVGMSRHRPGDRLNLTPVTDHVHLFDKATGLRLGSQ comes from the coding sequence ATGGCCGGTGTGTCGTACCGCGGAGTGACCCGGCGCTATCCCGGCGTGGCGCGGCCCGCTCTCGAACAGCTCGATCTGAAGGTCGAGGAGGGTGAGTTCCTGGTGCTCGTTGGTCCGTCCGGCTGCGGGAAGTCCACCACCCTGCGCATGTTGGCCGGGCTGGAGCCGGTCGACGACGGCGAGATCTGGATCGGTGACCGCGACGTCACCAGCCTGCCGCCCAAGGACCGCGACATCGCCATGGTGTTCCAGAGCTACGCGCTCTATCCGCACATGACGGTGGGGGAGAACATCGGCTTTCACCTCAAAATCAGCAAGCTCGGCAAGGCCGAGCGCGCCAAGCGGGTCCTGGAGGCGGCCAAGCTGCTCGACCTCGAACCGTATCTCGACCGCAAGCCCGCCAAGCTCTCCGGCGGCCAGCGTCAGCGCGTGGCCATGGGTCGGGCCATCGTGCGCCGCCCCCAGGTGTTCCTGATGGACGAGCCACTGTCCAACTTGGACGCCAAGCTCCGGGTGCAGACGCGCACGCAGATCGCCTCGCTGCAGCGGCGCCTCGGGGTCACCACGCTCTACGTCACCCACGACCAGACCGAGGCCATGACCATGGGCGACCGGGTCGCGGTGCTCAAGGACGGCGAGCTGCAGCAGTGCGACACGCCGGTGAACCTGTTCTCCCGGCCGGTCAACCTGTTCGTCGCGGGCTTCATCGGCTCGCCCGCGATGAACCTGCTCGAAGCCGCGGTCGACGGCGACACGGTTCGGCTCGGTGCCTGGGCGACGCGGATGGACCGCGCCGGTCTCGCCGGGCTCACCAGCCGGGACCTGGTCATCGGGGTACGCCCGGAGAGCTGGCGGATCACCGAGCGGGGCACGGGACTCTCGGCCACGATCGACGTCGTCGAGGAACTGGGCAGCGACGGCTTCCTCTACTGCCGCGCCGACATCGGCAGCGGGACGCGGCCGGTCACGGTGCGCACCGTCGGCATGTCCCGGCACCGCCCCGGCGACCGGCTGAACCTGACGCCGGTCACCGACCACGTCCACCTGTTCGACAAGGCGACAGGTCTGCGCCTGGGCAGCCAGTGA
- a CDS encoding amidohydrolase translates to MTTRAVPARTLLTGGNIHSPADPHATAMAVEDGIVVWLGQDSVGRTLYENADVVVDLAGAFVAPAFVDAHVHATSAGLLRTGLDLTGCESLTECLDAIRWFVRDHGGQLIWGHGWDETKWPERRPPTRAELDAAAEGAALYLSRIDVHSALVSSALLDHARGAEGFSEDGPLTKDAHHRVRRAAQSAITPAQRADAQTAFLDHAASMGIASVHECAGPDISGADDFAELLARTSGPEVVGYWGERGPADLAIGKGARGLAGDLFVDGAIGSRTAALCHPYTDRPDTSGALYLDAAAIGEHLRVCTEAGIQAGFHVIGDGAVAEVIDGFAIAEKTVGREALAGARHRLEHLEMVTAEQAERLGQWGVVASVQPLFDAAWGGADGMYVERLGERGTTLNPFSRLAAAGVILALGSDAPVTRVDPWATVQAAVHHRTDGHGLSPRAAFTAHTRGGWRAAGVDDGLTGTLQPGAPATYAIWDAPELVSATADARVQRWSTDPRSRVPALPPLHPGADLPACLRTVLRGHTIFDRFDREEHHRGPA, encoded by the coding sequence ATGACGACCCGCGCTGTTCCTGCTCGGACACTCCTGACCGGCGGCAACATCCACTCACCAGCCGACCCGCACGCCACGGCCATGGCCGTGGAAGACGGCATCGTGGTATGGCTCGGCCAGGACTCCGTCGGTCGTACGCTGTACGAGAACGCGGACGTGGTCGTGGACCTCGCGGGCGCGTTCGTCGCGCCCGCGTTCGTCGACGCCCATGTGCACGCCACCTCGGCGGGGCTGCTGCGCACCGGCCTCGACCTGACGGGCTGCGAGTCGCTCACCGAGTGCCTGGACGCGATCCGCTGGTTCGTCCGTGACCACGGCGGGCAGTTGATCTGGGGCCACGGCTGGGACGAGACCAAGTGGCCGGAGCGGCGCCCGCCGACCCGCGCCGAACTCGACGCCGCAGCCGAGGGCGCCGCGCTCTACCTCTCGCGGATCGACGTGCACTCCGCGCTGGTCAGTTCCGCACTGCTCGACCACGCGCGGGGCGCCGAAGGGTTCAGCGAGGACGGCCCGCTCACCAAGGACGCCCACCACCGCGTCCGGCGCGCGGCGCAGTCCGCGATCACCCCCGCCCAGCGGGCCGATGCGCAGACAGCGTTCCTCGACCACGCCGCGTCGATGGGCATCGCGTCGGTCCACGAGTGCGCGGGCCCGGACATCTCCGGCGCCGACGACTTCGCCGAGCTGCTCGCCCGCACCAGTGGCCCCGAGGTCGTCGGCTACTGGGGCGAACGCGGCCCAGCCGACCTGGCGATCGGCAAGGGCGCGCGCGGCCTGGCGGGCGACCTGTTCGTCGACGGCGCCATCGGCTCGCGCACCGCGGCGCTGTGCCACCCCTACACCGACCGGCCCGACACCAGTGGTGCGCTCTACCTCGACGCCGCCGCCATCGGCGAACACCTGCGGGTGTGCACCGAGGCCGGGATCCAGGCGGGCTTCCACGTCATCGGCGACGGCGCCGTCGCCGAGGTGATCGACGGGTTCGCCATCGCCGAGAAGACCGTCGGCCGCGAAGCGCTCGCGGGGGCCCGGCACCGGCTCGAACACCTGGAGATGGTGACCGCCGAGCAGGCCGAACGCCTGGGCCAGTGGGGTGTCGTGGCGTCGGTGCAGCCGCTGTTCGACGCCGCGTGGGGTGGCGCGGACGGCATGTACGTCGAGCGGCTGGGGGAGCGCGGCACCACGCTCAACCCGTTCTCCCGCCTCGCCGCCGCCGGGGTGATCTTGGCCCTCGGATCGGACGCGCCGGTCACCCGGGTCGACCCGTGGGCCACCGTCCAGGCCGCGGTGCACCACCGCACCGACGGCCACGGCCTGTCCCCGCGCGCGGCGTTCACCGCCCACACCCGCGGCGGCTGGCGCGCGGCCGGGGTCGATGACGGCCTGACCGGGACTTTGCAGCCCGGCGCGCCCGCCACCTACGCCATCTGGGACGCCCCCGAGCTGGTCAGCGCCACCGCTGACGCGCGGGTGCAGCGCTGGTCGACCGACCCGCGCTCGCGCGTGCCCGCCCTTCCGCCGCTGCACCCCGGCGCGGACCTGCCCGCCTGCCTGCGCACCGTCCTGCGCGGGCACACGATCTTCGACCGTTTCGACCGCGAGGAGCATCATCGTGGCCCTGCTTGA